A stretch of the Streptomyces sp. NBC_00078 genome encodes the following:
- a CDS encoding S41 family peptidase, translating into MSGRDLLCQPRRIRRGAALTLVFASVLVAGAATGSFPEADRKSTSGAARSAVPAGHHEDVARAAEEAMADGKSPMEAAERAVSRSGDRWGAVYSRGDYEEFEEALDGQYTGVGLWARRERDGRIEVTKVAAGSPAAAAGLHPGDRLHSVDGERVDGRPVTEVVSLLRGDATDAPAGTAVRLGLQRGTRAWTETLRRALLSTDSVTVRKLADGVTVIKIGAFTKGSGDVVSTAVRRAPVGAGIILDLRGNSGGLVTEAVTTASAFLDGGLVATYDVNGEQQALHADPGADTTRPLVALVDGGTMSAAELLTGALQDRGRAVVVGSRTFGKGSVQMPSRLPGGSVAELTVGHYRTPSGRSVDGRGITPDLDVEQADGQPALQRAETVLSGLGDAD; encoded by the coding sequence ATGTCCGGCCGAGACCTGTTGTGCCAGCCCCGCCGCATCCGCCGCGGGGCGGCCCTGACATTGGTCTTCGCGAGCGTGCTCGTGGCCGGCGCGGCGACCGGCTCCTTTCCCGAGGCCGACCGGAAATCCACGTCCGGCGCGGCCCGTTCGGCCGTCCCCGCGGGGCATCACGAGGACGTGGCCAGGGCGGCCGAGGAGGCCATGGCCGACGGCAAGTCCCCCATGGAGGCCGCCGAACGCGCGGTCAGCCGCAGCGGCGACCGCTGGGGAGCCGTCTACTCCCGGGGTGACTACGAGGAGTTCGAGGAGGCCCTCGACGGCCAGTACACCGGCGTCGGCCTGTGGGCGCGACGCGAGCGGGACGGCCGTATCGAGGTGACCAAGGTGGCCGCCGGCTCGCCCGCGGCGGCCGCCGGGCTCCACCCGGGCGACCGGCTGCACAGCGTCGACGGTGAGCGGGTCGACGGCCGGCCCGTCACCGAGGTCGTCTCCTTGCTGCGCGGCGACGCCACCGACGCTCCCGCCGGCACGGCGGTGCGGCTCGGCCTGCAGCGCGGCACGCGCGCGTGGACCGAGACGCTGCGCCGGGCTCTGCTGTCCACGGACTCGGTCACCGTCCGAAAGCTCGCCGACGGAGTCACCGTCATCAAGATCGGCGCGTTCACCAAGGGCTCCGGCGACGTGGTGAGCACCGCCGTGCGGCGGGCCCCGGTCGGCGCCGGCATCATCCTCGACCTGCGCGGCAACTCCGGCGGCCTGGTCACCGAGGCTGTGACCACGGCCTCCGCCTTCCTCGACGGCGGCCTCGTCGCCACCTACGACGTCAACGGCGAACAGCAGGCCCTGCACGCCGATCCCGGCGCCGACACCACCAGGCCCCTGGTCGCGCTCGTCGACGGCGGCACGATGAGCGCGGCCGAGCTCCTCACCGGCGCCCTGCAGGACCGGGGCCGTGCGGTCGTCGTGGGCTCCCGCACCTTCGGCAAGGGCTCGGTGCAGATGCCGAGCAGGCTGCCGGGCGGCTCCGTGGCCGAACTGACCGTCGGGCACTACCGCACCCCGTCGGGACGCAGCGTCGACGGCCGGGGCATCACTCCGGATCTGGACGTGGAGCAGGCGGACGGGCAGCCCGCCCTCCAGCGGGCCGAGACCGTGCTCAGCGGCCTGGGCGACGCCGACTGA
- the ftsX gene encoding permease-like cell division protein FtsX translates to MRAQFVLSEIGVGLRRNLTMTFAVIVSVALSLALFGGSLLMSDQVTTMKGYWYDKVNVSIFLCNKSDATSDPNCAKGAVTEDQKKDILGDLDKMTSVVQKVTYESQDAAYKHYKQQFGDSPLASSLTPDQMQESYRIKLKDPEKYQVVATAFDGRDGVQSVQDQKGILDNLFGLLNGMNWAARAVMALMLVVALMLIVNTVRVSAFSRRRETGIMRLVGASGFYIQAPFIMEAAVAGLIGGTVACGFLVVARYFIIDHGLDLSHKLNLINFIGWDAVLTKLPLILATSLLMPALAAFFALRKYLKV, encoded by the coding sequence ATGCGCGCCCAGTTCGTACTCTCCGAGATCGGTGTCGGTCTCCGCCGCAACCTGACCATGACCTTCGCGGTCATCGTCTCCGTCGCCCTGTCACTCGCCCTGTTCGGCGGTTCGCTCCTGATGAGCGACCAGGTCACCACGATGAAGGGCTACTGGTACGACAAGGTCAACGTCTCGATCTTCCTCTGCAACAAGAGCGACGCCACGTCCGACCCCAACTGCGCCAAGGGCGCGGTCACCGAGGATCAGAAGAAGGACATCCTCGGCGACCTGGACAAGATGACGTCGGTCGTCCAGAAGGTGACCTACGAGTCGCAGGACGCGGCCTACAAGCACTACAAGCAGCAGTTCGGCGACTCCCCGCTGGCCAGTTCCCTCACGCCGGACCAGATGCAGGAGTCGTACCGGATCAAGCTGAAGGACCCGGAGAAGTACCAGGTGGTCGCGACCGCCTTCGACGGGCGCGACGGCGTGCAGTCCGTGCAGGACCAGAAGGGGATCCTCGACAACCTCTTCGGGCTGCTGAACGGGATGAACTGGGCCGCCAGGGCCGTGATGGCGCTGATGCTCGTCGTCGCGCTGATGCTGATCGTCAACACCGTGCGCGTGTCCGCGTTCAGCCGCCGCCGGGAGACCGGGATCATGCGGCTGGTCGGTGCCTCCGGGTTCTACATCCAGGCGCCGTTCATCATGGAGGCGGCGGTCGCCGGACTGATCGGCGGGACGGTCGCCTGCGGATTCCTGGTGGTCGCGCGGTACTTCATCATCGACCACGGCCTGGACCTGTCCCACAAGCTGAATCTGATCAACTTCATCGGCTGGGACGCCGTTCTGACCAAGCTGCCGCTCATCCTCGCCACCAGCCTGCTGATGCCCGCGCTCGCCGCGTTCTTCGCGTTGCGCAAGTACCTGAAGGTGTGA
- the ftsE gene encoding cell division ATP-binding protein FtsE encodes MIRFDNVSKVYPKQTRPALRDVSLEVEKGEFVFLVGSSGSGKSTFLRLILREERCSHGQVHVLGKDLARLSNWKVPQMRRQLGTVFQDFRLLPNKTVAENVAFAQEVIGKSRGEIRKSVPQVLDLVGLGGKEDRMPGELSGGEQQRVAIARAFVNRPKLLIADEPTGNLDPQTSVGIMKLLDRINRTGTTVVMATHDQNIVDQMRKRVIELEKGRLVRDQARGVYGYQH; translated from the coding sequence GTGATCCGATTCGACAACGTCTCCAAGGTCTACCCCAAGCAGACCCGCCCCGCACTCAGGGATGTGTCCCTGGAAGTGGAGAAGGGCGAGTTCGTGTTCCTCGTGGGGTCCTCGGGCTCCGGAAAGTCCACCTTCCTGCGGCTGATCCTCCGCGAGGAGCGGTGCAGCCACGGTCAGGTGCACGTGCTGGGCAAGGACCTCGCGCGCCTCTCCAACTGGAAGGTGCCGCAGATGCGGCGCCAGTTGGGGACGGTGTTCCAGGACTTCCGGCTGCTGCCGAACAAGACGGTGGCGGAGAACGTCGCCTTCGCGCAGGAGGTCATCGGCAAGTCGCGCGGCGAGATCCGCAAGTCCGTGCCGCAGGTGCTCGACCTCGTCGGGCTGGGCGGCAAGGAGGACCGGATGCCCGGTGAGCTGTCCGGTGGTGAACAGCAGCGTGTGGCCATCGCGCGCGCGTTCGTCAACCGGCCCAAGCTGCTCATCGCCGACGAACCCACCGGCAACCTCGACCCGCAGACCTCCGTCGGCATCATGAAGCTGCTCGACCGGATCAACCGGACCGGCACCACCGTGGTGATGGCGACGCACGACCAGAACATCGTGGACCAGATGCGCAAGCGCGTCATCGAGCTGGAGAAGGGCCGCCTCGTCCGCGACCAGGCGCGCGGCGTCTACGGCTACCAGCACTGA
- the prfB gene encoding peptide chain release factor 2: MAVVDVSEELKSLSSTMESIEAVLDLGKLRADIAVLEEQAAAPSLWDNPDEAQKITSKLSHLQAEVRKAEALRGRIDDLAVLFEMAEEEDDPDTRAEAESELTSVKKALDEMEVRTLLSGEYDSREALVNIRAEAGGVDAADFAEKLQRMYLRWAEQKGYKTEIYETSYAEEAGIKSTTFAVQVPYAYGTLSVEQGTHRLVRISPFDNQGRRQTSFAGVEILPVVEQTDHIEIDESELRVDVYRSSGPGGQGVNTTDSAVRLTHLPTGIVVSCQNERSQIQNKASAMNVLQAKLLDRRRQEEQAKMDALKGDGGNSWGNQMRSYVLHPYQMVKDLRTELEVGNPEAVFNGEIDGFLEAGIRWRKQQEK; this comes from the coding sequence GTGGCAGTCGTCGACGTATCCGAAGAGCTCAAGTCCCTCTCCTCGACCATGGAGTCGATCGAGGCCGTTCTGGACCTCGGCAAGCTGAGGGCAGACATCGCCGTGCTCGAGGAGCAGGCAGCCGCGCCGTCCCTGTGGGACAACCCGGACGAGGCGCAGAAGATCACCAGCAAGCTGAGCCATCTGCAGGCCGAGGTCAGGAAGGCCGAGGCGCTGCGGGGGCGGATCGACGATCTCGCCGTGCTCTTCGAGATGGCCGAGGAGGAGGACGACCCGGACACCCGTGCCGAGGCCGAGTCCGAGCTCACCTCCGTCAAGAAGGCGCTGGACGAGATGGAGGTCCGGACGCTGCTGAGCGGGGAGTACGACTCCCGGGAGGCCCTCGTCAACATCCGCGCCGAGGCCGGTGGCGTCGACGCCGCCGACTTCGCCGAGAAGCTGCAGCGGATGTACCTGCGCTGGGCGGAGCAGAAGGGCTACAAGACCGAGATCTACGAGACGTCGTACGCCGAAGAGGCCGGCATCAAGTCGACCACCTTCGCCGTGCAGGTGCCGTACGCCTACGGCACTCTCTCGGTCGAGCAGGGCACCCACCGGCTCGTGCGCATCTCGCCCTTCGACAACCAGGGGCGCCGCCAGACCTCCTTCGCGGGCGTCGAGATCCTTCCCGTGGTCGAGCAGACCGACCACATCGAGATCGACGAGTCCGAGCTGCGCGTGGACGTGTACCGCTCCTCGGGCCCCGGCGGCCAGGGCGTGAACACCACCGACTCGGCGGTGCGGCTCACCCACCTCCCCACCGGCATCGTCGTCTCCTGTCAGAACGAGCGGTCGCAGATCCAGAACAAGGCGTCCGCGATGAACGTGCTCCAAGCCAAGCTGCTCGACCGGCGCCGGCAGGAGGAGCAGGCCAAGATGGACGCCCTCAAGGGCGACGGCGGCAACTCCTGGGGCAACCAGATGCGTTCGTACGTCCTGCACCCGTACCAGATGGTCAAGGACCTGCGAACCGAGCTCGAGGTCGGCAACCCCGAGGCCGTGTTCAACGGCGAGATCGACGGGTTCCTTGAGGCCGGAATTCGCTGGCGCAAGCAGCAGGAGAAGTAA
- a CDS encoding serine/threonine-protein kinase, with protein MARKIGSRYTAHQILGRGSAGTVWLGEGPEGPVAIKLLREDLASDQELVGRFVQERTALLGLDHPNVVSVRDLVVDGNDLALVMDLVRGTDLRTRLDRDRRLAPAAAAAIVADIADGLAAAHAAGVVHRDVKPENVLLDMQGPLGPGGSHPALLTDFGVAKLIDSPRRTRATKIIGTPDYLAPEIVEGLPPRAAVDIYALATVLYELLAGFTPFGGGHPGAVLRRHVTETVVPLPGIPDELWQLLVQCLAKAPASRLRASELGARLRELLPLVAGMPPLDVDEPDTEPAEESQAEPADTAATTRERIRRGAVPLVPGAKPADSNRDTHTSMRVPAPDELAGGARGTARAPRAAGAPRPGSARHRAVTRRRRLVLGGAAVLLATVAGVGTWLATSGDGAGASPQDTKNSAPASP; from the coding sequence TTGGCACGGAAGATCGGCAGCCGGTACACCGCGCACCAGATCCTGGGACGGGGCAGCGCCGGCACGGTGTGGCTGGGCGAGGGCCCCGAGGGGCCCGTCGCCATCAAGCTGCTGCGCGAGGATCTCGCTTCCGACCAGGAGCTGGTCGGGCGCTTCGTGCAGGAGCGCACGGCGCTGCTCGGCCTGGACCACCCGAACGTCGTCTCCGTACGCGACCTGGTGGTGGACGGCAACGACCTCGCGCTGGTCATGGACCTGGTCCGCGGCACCGACCTGCGCACCCGTCTGGACCGCGACCGGCGGCTCGCGCCCGCGGCGGCGGCGGCGATCGTGGCCGACATCGCCGACGGGCTCGCGGCCGCGCACGCGGCAGGGGTCGTGCACCGGGACGTGAAACCGGAGAACGTGCTGCTGGACATGCAGGGTCCGCTCGGCCCGGGCGGCTCGCACCCGGCGCTGCTGACCGACTTCGGTGTGGCCAAGCTCATCGACTCCCCGCGCCGCACCCGCGCGACGAAGATCATCGGTACGCCGGACTACCTGGCCCCGGAGATCGTGGAGGGCCTGCCCCCACGCGCGGCGGTGGACATCTACGCGCTCGCGACGGTCCTGTATGAACTGCTGGCGGGCTTCACGCCGTTCGGCGGCGGACACCCCGGCGCCGTGCTGCGCCGGCACGTCACGGAGACCGTGGTCCCGCTGCCGGGCATCCCGGACGAGCTGTGGCAGCTGCTCGTGCAGTGCCTGGCCAAGGCGCCCGCCTCCCGGCTGCGGGCGTCGGAGCTGGGTGCGCGGCTTCGGGAGCTGCTGCCGCTGGTCGCGGGCATGCCGCCGCTGGACGTGGACGAGCCGGACACGGAACCCGCCGAGGAGTCGCAGGCCGAGCCCGCGGACACCGCGGCGACCACGCGTGAGCGGATACGGCGGGGCGCGGTGCCGCTGGTGCCGGGCGCGAAGCCGGCCGACTCCAACCGGGACACCCACACGTCGATGAGGGTGCCGGCACCCGACGAGCTGGCCGGCGGCGCGCGCGGAACGGCGCGGGCACCGCGGGCGGCGGGTGCGCCACGGCCCGGCTCGGCGCGGCACCGGGCGGTGACGCGGCGGCGCAGGCTCGTGCTGGGCGGGGCGGCGGTGCTGCTGGCGACGGTGGCCGGGGTGGGGACGTGGCTGGCCACGTCCGGGGACGGCGCGGGCGCGTCACCCCAGGACACAAAGAACTCAGCACCGGCTTCCCCCTAG
- a CDS encoding serine/threonine-protein kinase, producing the protein MRPVGSKYLLEEPLGRGATGTVWRARQRETAGAEAAVAGQPGETVAIKVLKEELASDPDIVMRFLRERSVLLRLTHPNIVRVRDLVVEGDLLALVMDLVEGPDLHRYLRENGPFSPVGAALLTAQIADALAASHADGVVHRDLKPANVLLRQNGGQMHPMLTDFGIARLADSPGLTRTHEFVGTPAYVAPESAEGRPQTSAVDIYGAGILMYELVTGRPPFGGGSALEVLHQHLSAEPRRPSTVPDPLWTVIERCLRKNPDERPSAENLARGLRVVAEGIGVHSNSAQIAAAEAVGALLVPDPTPAAVPGSADPTQVMQHGAGAYDPNAATSYLPHTGGPGPAGAADPTAVLPSTGAADPTAVMPPVPQGQPGPEQPHPWQNQLRAARDRNEQTQVQQYLDPNEDPLRRRPQRQAARPQQPQQRRPQQRPPQGYGYPQQQQPQQYAPPQHQQPQRYAPPQQPQQPAREPRQPRQRSANPMKIPGLGCLKGCLFTIVILFVAGWLVWELSPLQDWLHTTRGYWQQLSHMYNTVSGWIGKLGGGN; encoded by the coding sequence GTGCGGCCGGTAGGCAGCAAGTACCTGCTCGAGGAGCCGCTCGGTCGCGGCGCCACGGGCACCGTCTGGCGGGCCCGCCAGCGAGAGACCGCGGGGGCCGAGGCCGCCGTGGCCGGTCAGCCCGGCGAGACCGTCGCGATCAAGGTCCTCAAGGAGGAGCTCGCGAGCGATCCCGACATCGTGATGCGGTTCCTGCGCGAGCGCTCCGTCCTGCTGCGGCTGACCCACCCGAACATCGTCCGCGTCCGCGACCTGGTGGTCGAGGGTGATCTGCTGGCGCTCGTCATGGACCTCGTCGAGGGCCCCGACCTGCACCGCTACCTGCGCGAGAACGGACCCTTCTCACCCGTCGGCGCCGCCCTGCTCACCGCCCAGATCGCCGACGCGCTCGCCGCCAGCCATGCCGACGGGGTCGTGCACCGCGACCTGAAGCCGGCCAACGTCCTGCTCAGGCAGAACGGCGGGCAGATGCACCCGATGCTGACCGACTTCGGTATCGCGCGCCTCGCCGACTCCCCGGGCCTGACACGGACGCACGAGTTCGTCGGCACGCCCGCGTACGTCGCGCCGGAGAGCGCCGAGGGCCGCCCGCAGACCTCCGCCGTCGACATCTACGGCGCCGGCATCCTGATGTACGAGCTGGTCACCGGCCGTCCGCCCTTCGGCGGCGGCTCGGCCCTGGAAGTCCTGCACCAGCATCTGAGTGCCGAACCGCGCCGCCCCTCCACGGTCCCCGACCCGCTGTGGACCGTCATCGAGCGCTGCCTGCGCAAGAACCCGGACGAGCGGCCCAGCGCCGAGAACCTCGCGCGCGGCCTGCGGGTCGTCGCCGAGGGCATCGGCGTGCACTCGAACTCCGCGCAGATCGCCGCCGCGGAGGCGGTGGGGGCCCTGCTGGTCCCCGATCCGACGCCCGCCGCCGTCCCCGGCTCGGCCGACCCCACGCAGGTGATGCAGCACGGCGCGGGTGCCTACGACCCGAACGCGGCGACCAGCTACCTGCCCCACACGGGCGGACCGGGCCCGGCGGGCGCCGCCGACCCCACCGCCGTACTGCCCAGCACCGGGGCCGCGGACCCGACCGCCGTCATGCCGCCGGTGCCCCAGGGACAGCCGGGGCCCGAGCAGCCGCACCCCTGGCAGAACCAGCTGCGCGCCGCCCGCGACCGCAACGAACAGACGCAGGTCCAGCAGTACCTCGACCCGAACGAGGACCCGCTGCGCCGCCGCCCCCAGCGACAGGCCGCCCGCCCGCAGCAGCCTCAGCAGCGGCGGCCCCAGCAGCGACCGCCGCAGGGGTACGGCTACCCGCAGCAGCAACAGCCGCAGCAGTACGCCCCGCCGCAGCACCAGCAGCCCCAGCGGTACGCGCCTCCGCAGCAGCCGCAGCAACCCGCGCGTGAGCCGCGGCAGCCGAGGCAGCGCAGCGCCAACCCGATGAAGATCCCCGGTCTGGGCTGTCTGAAGGGGTGCCTGTTCACGATCGTCATCCTGTTCGTCGCGGGCTGGCTGGTCTGGGAACTGAGCCCGCTGCAGGACTGGCTCCACACGACCAGGGGCTACTGGCAGCAGCTGAGCCACATGTACAACACCGTGAGCGGGTGGATCGGGAAGCTGGGCGGTGGCAACTGA
- a CDS encoding FHA domain-containing protein: MQIRLTVVDPLGPPDRARGRTASCDVLVTAPAGTALAAVASALASAVAGDGGAAQTERGRESGGPVVLYAGAERLDDRRCTLGEPPLTDGAVLSLGAPAEPEPHPELDDAPTQLHVVAGPDAGGVHLLHGGEIRIGRSADADVPLDDPDVSRLHCAVTVAADGQVSVADLASTNGTTLDGTRVGTRPVRFAPGALLRIGESALRVAPAGGPGARVPTAPDGEGHVRVPSAGEQAAEGAGGPRGAVPAASTGGDTAATPHARVADGGPDAPSRGAALQSHGSVEPAVVPVQGSAPRIENRPADRFTGSEDTPPPSPERGDTHAGRFGAVAWDTSAAAGPSAPTSPAGPSDHDAAGGGEPSGTRARGDDGAEAPGAGRRKGTPLRGTDIPPGLRRRGGLTAWARRLAGGRGEQLPPEDEAYDEEDRADTTAGPAPLAGPQLPEAWPDPASLLLTALGPGPRLWERGPGHPEALTVRLGTADRAAPDGSGLLPAVPVTADLREAGALGLAGPRTRLSGLARAVVAQLASLHSPESLEIVLITADRSRPLQERTAEWSWLGWLPHLRPGHGQDCRLLLAYDREQATARTDELLRRLEDQQAETRHGSRQPAPTSGARPASSGAVRRPSWARADEGAEATDGFAGPYTVVVVDGDPGGADVREAVARLALEGPRAGIHVVCLAETASASPTSPVTETYEAACAVAPAFRECGAVALLSGDVATALRLMRVARTGSGTPVAPGSGPAGRAPQAEERGGPADPPAPTETHTMPRPTPTARATTTPAPPTPADTPAPSSLTGPIGPGTMAAVDAVSLPWAERFARALAPLRTDGSGTERQARVSVPLPQAARLLDELGLARATPASLMARWADAADDTQVLGGRAWAVLGAGPRGPVCADLAADGPHLLVEGPAGSGRTELLRAVVASLAAAERPDRLGIVLMDGRDSVSAGGGAPSGGGGHGDGLRVCTDVPHVTTHLTANDPVRMREFAQSLSAELKRRAELLGRSEFTEWHTGRELSGRIVSQRATGAGAAGDLDTASSSTMRLRPGAARRQTDAAPPLPRLVVVVDDLDALVSPALGSPGRPAAGSVVRALEAVAREGERLGVHLVAATAPGGRTADTEPARGATLRVVLDAPATGPDEPAPGRGHLTWSDGRSTAFQGGRVTGRIPRTATLRPTVVPLDWQRMGDPPTRRPVRELGNGPTDLALLASALERAAREVSATEVPSLL; the protein is encoded by the coding sequence ATGCAGATCCGGCTGACCGTCGTAGACCCGCTGGGCCCGCCCGACCGGGCGCGGGGCCGCACCGCGAGCTGCGACGTGCTGGTCACGGCGCCGGCCGGCACGGCCCTGGCCGCGGTGGCGTCGGCTCTGGCCTCGGCGGTCGCGGGTGATGGGGGCGCCGCTCAGACCGAGCGCGGCCGCGAGTCCGGCGGCCCGGTGGTGCTGTACGCGGGCGCGGAGCGCCTGGACGACCGCCGCTGCACCCTTGGCGAGCCCCCGCTGACCGACGGCGCCGTGCTCTCCCTGGGCGCCCCGGCCGAGCCCGAGCCCCACCCGGAGCTGGACGACGCCCCGACCCAGCTGCACGTGGTCGCGGGCCCCGACGCGGGCGGCGTCCACTTGCTGCACGGCGGCGAGATCCGCATCGGCCGCTCCGCCGACGCCGACGTCCCGCTCGACGACCCGGACGTCTCCCGCCTGCACTGTGCGGTCACGGTCGCCGCCGACGGCCAGGTCTCGGTCGCCGACCTCGCCTCGACGAACGGCACGACGCTGGACGGCACCCGCGTCGGCACCCGCCCGGTGCGCTTCGCTCCGGGTGCGCTGCTGCGCATCGGTGAGTCGGCGCTGCGGGTCGCTCCGGCCGGGGGCCCGGGGGCGCGGGTGCCGACGGCTCCGGACGGGGAAGGTCATGTGCGGGTGCCGTCCGCGGGCGAGCAGGCGGCCGAGGGCGCCGGTGGCCCACGGGGCGCGGTCCCGGCGGCCTCCACAGGTGGTGACACAGCGGCGACGCCGCACGCACGCGTGGCCGACGGCGGCCCGGACGCACCCTCGCGCGGAGCCGCCCTCCAGAGCCACGGCTCCGTCGAACCGGCCGTGGTGCCGGTCCAGGGCAGTGCGCCCCGGATCGAGAACAGGCCGGCGGACCGGTTCACAGGGAGCGAAGACACTCCCCCGCCCTCGCCCGAGCGGGGGGACACCCACGCCGGACGCTTCGGCGCGGTCGCGTGGGACACATCTGCTGCCGCGGGGCCGTCCGCCCCTACATCTCCTGCGGGGCCGTCCGACCACGACGCGGCGGGCGGCGGCGAACCCTCCGGCACGCGAGCGCGGGGCGACGACGGCGCGGAGGCCCCCGGAGCGGGCCGGCGCAAAGGAACACCCCTGCGCGGCACGGACATACCGCCGGGCCTGCGCAGGCGCGGCGGGCTCACGGCGTGGGCACGGCGACTGGCCGGCGGACGCGGCGAGCAGCTGCCGCCCGAGGACGAGGCGTACGACGAGGAAGACCGTGCCGACACGACGGCGGGGCCCGCACCGCTCGCCGGCCCCCAGCTCCCGGAGGCCTGGCCCGACCCGGCGTCGCTGCTGCTGACGGCGCTCGGCCCGGGCCCACGGTTGTGGGAGCGCGGCCCGGGACACCCGGAGGCGCTCACGGTGCGGCTCGGCACGGCGGACCGGGCGGCGCCCGACGGCTCGGGGCTGCTGCCCGCGGTGCCGGTGACGGCGGATCTGCGGGAGGCCGGGGCGTTGGGCCTGGCCGGTCCCCGCACCCGGCTGTCCGGGCTGGCCCGCGCGGTGGTGGCCCAGCTCGCCTCGCTGCACTCCCCCGAGTCCCTGGAGATCGTCCTGATCACCGCGGACCGCTCCCGCCCGCTTCAGGAGCGCACCGCCGAATGGTCCTGGCTCGGCTGGCTCCCCCATCTGCGCCCGGGACACGGCCAGGACTGCCGCCTGCTGCTCGCCTACGACCGCGAACAGGCCACGGCCCGCACGGACGAGCTACTCAGACGCCTGGAGGACCAGCAGGCGGAGACACGGCACGGATCACGGCAGCCGGCGCCCACGTCCGGTGCCCGGCCCGCATCAAGCGGCGCCGTCCGCAGGCCCTCCTGGGCCCGTGCGGACGAGGGCGCGGAGGCGACGGACGGCTTCGCGGGCCCGTACACCGTGGTCGTCGTGGACGGTGACCCCGGCGGCGCCGATGTGCGCGAGGCGGTGGCGCGGCTCGCGCTGGAGGGGCCGCGGGCCGGCATACACGTCGTCTGCCTCGCCGAGACGGCCTCCGCCTCGCCCACGTCGCCGGTGACGGAGACCTACGAGGCGGCGTGCGCGGTGGCACCGGCGTTCCGCGAGTGCGGGGCGGTCGCGCTGCTGAGCGGAGACGTGGCCACGGCACTGCGGCTGATGCGGGTGGCGCGGACCGGTTCCGGGACACCCGTCGCCCCCGGGAGCGGGCCCGCGGGCCGGGCGCCGCAAGCGGAGGAGCGCGGCGGCCCCGCGGACCCACCCGCTCCGACCGAGACCCACACGATGCCCAGGCCCACCCCGACAGCCCGGGCGACCACCACTCCCGCACCGCCCACACCCGCCGACACTCCCGCGCCGTCCTCGCTCACCGGCCCCATAGGCCCCGGCACCATGGCCGCCGTGGACGCCGTCTCCCTCCCCTGGGCGGAGCGGTTCGCGCGGGCGCTCGCCCCGCTGCGGACCGACGGTTCCGGGACCGAGCGGCAGGCGCGCGTCTCGGTGCCGTTGCCCCAAGCGGCGCGGCTGCTGGACGAGTTGGGGCTGGCGAGGGCCACCCCGGCGTCGCTGATGGCACGTTGGGCGGACGCGGCGGACGATACCCAGGTGCTCGGCGGCCGGGCCTGGGCCGTGCTCGGTGCCGGTCCCCGCGGCCCGGTCTGCGCGGATCTCGCGGCCGACGGCCCGCATCTGCTGGTCGAGGGCCCTGCGGGCAGCGGACGTACGGAGCTGCTGCGGGCCGTGGTCGCCTCGCTGGCCGCGGCCGAGCGCCCCGACCGGCTGGGCATCGTCCTGATGGACGGCCGGGACAGCGTGAGCGCCGGGGGTGGTGCCCCCTCCGGGGGAGGCGGCCACGGCGACGGACTGCGCGTGTGCACGGACGTCCCGCACGTGACGACCCATCTCACCGCCAACGACCCCGTCCGCATGCGGGAGTTCGCCCAGTCCCTCAGCGCCGAGCTGAAGCGGCGGGCCGAGTTGCTCGGCCGCAGCGAGTTCACCGAGTGGCACACCGGCCGGGAGCTGTCGGGCCGCATCGTGTCCCAGCGGGCGACCGGAGCGGGTGCGGCCGGCGACCTGGACACCGCGTCCAGCTCGACGATGCGGCTGCGCCCGGGGGCGGCCCGCCGGCAGACGGATGCGGCACCGCCGCTGCCCCGACTGGTCGTTGTCGTGGACGATCTGGACGCGCTGGTCTCCCCCGCGCTCGGCTCACCGGGCCGCCCGGCCGCGGGTTCCGTCGTGCGGGCGCTGGAGGCGGTGGCCCGCGAGGGCGAGCGCCTCGGCGTCCACCTGGTGGCCGCGACCGCCCCGGGCGGCCGCACCGCGGACACGGAGCCCGCACGGGGGGCCACCCTCCGGGTGGTCCTGGACGCCCCCGCCACCGGCCCTGACGAACCGGCGCCGGGCCGCGGCCACCTGACCTGGTCCGACGGCCGCTCGACCGCCTTCCAGGGCGGGCGCGTCACAGGCCGCATCCCGCGCACGGCGACCCTGCGCCCGACGGTCGTCCCCCTGGACTGGCAGCGCATGGGTGACCCCCCGACACGCAGACCCGTCCGCGAACTGGGCAACGGCCCGACGGACTTGGCGTTGCTGGCCAGCGCTCTGGAGAGAGCCGCACGAGAGGTCTCGGCGACTGAGGTCCCGTCGCTCCTGTAG